A window from Leptothermofonsia sichuanensis E412 encodes these proteins:
- a CDS encoding DUF2949 domain-containing protein produces MSSRNTRLIQFLQHELAISPAEIDVLLRHPEQNHAPLPMLLWQYGLITLQQLTQIFDWLEAQL; encoded by the coding sequence ATGAGCAGCCGCAACACACGATTGATTCAGTTTTTGCAGCATGAACTGGCAATTTCACCGGCAGAAATCGATGTGTTGCTGCGCCATCCAGAACAGAACCATGCTCCCTTGCCCATGCTCCTCTGGCAGTATGGCCTGATCACCCTGCAACAACTAACTCAAATTTTCGATTGGCTCGAAGCCCAGCTCTGA